The nucleotide sequence CGGCCTTCTGCGAGCAAATACACTTTTCGACCATCAGCCAGGACAAATTCTTCAATATCTTTACGCACAATACGGGAAGATGTCGACATTGCAGTCAGATCGACCTTGTTTACTTCGACATCGAAGTGACCCGCGTTGGACAAGATTGCGCCATCTTTCATCACTGCAAAATGCTCTTTGCTGATGATATCGCGGTTACCTGTCACTGTTACGAAGTAGTCACCATGCTTCGCAGCTTCGAGCATTGGCATTACTTCAAATCCATCCATGTAAGCTTCTACCGCTTTGATTGGGTCGATTTCGGTTACGATTACTTTTGCGCCCAAACCTTTTGCACGCATCGCTACACCTTTACCGCACCAGCCATAGCCAGCTACCACAACCGTTTTACCAGCTACTACGAGGTTTGTTGTACGGTTGATACCATCCCATACGGATTGACCCGTACCATAGCGGTTATCGAACAAGTATTTGCAGAATGCATCGTTTACGGCAACCATCGGGAATTCCAGCTTGCCTTCTTTCTCCAACGCTTTCAGACGCAGAATACCTGTTGTCGTTTCTTCTGCACCACCACGTACTTGAGACAACAGATCACGGCGCTCGCTGTGCAAAATCGTGATCAGGTCGCCACCGTCGTCAATGATCAGGTCAGGACGAGTTTCCAGTGTTTTGATCAGATGCTCTTTGTATTCAACAGGATCTGGGTTGTATTTCGCAAATACGCGAATACCGTCTTCTACCAATGCTGCGCAAATGTCATCCTGCGTGGACAGCGGGTTGGAACCAGTAATGGTTACTTCAGCGCCACCAGCTTGAACTACTTTTGCCAGATAAGCCGTTTTCGCTTCCAAGTGCAAGGAGATCGCAACTTTCAGGCCTGCAAACGGCTGCTCTTTTTCAAAGCGCTCACGAATGCGGTTAAGGACAGGCATGTGTTCTTTTACCCAATCAATTTTCAGATGGCCGTTGTGTGCCAACGACATATCTTTTACGATGCTTTCAGACACTGTGTTCATGTATGGATGGACCTCCTTTTATCTCATAAAGCAACCTTACCTATCATATCATACGCAAGTTCAACCATCACCTGTTTTTCCTATTATCGGCAGTTTACGGCACTGCGCTTTCTACCGTTAGCAGCTCCAAAAAGCGCAGCAAAGCCTGTGGCATCCACTTCTTTTTATGGTAGACCAACTGCCGGAAAACACGGATATCCGGATGGGAAAAGGGGAGTATCACAAGTGTACCATTTTTCACTTCTTCCTGTACGGCAATTTTCGGCAGTAATGCAATTCCTAAATCATAAGCAACACACTGTTTAATCGCTTCCAGACTGCCGAACTCAAATGAAGACTCTACAGTGGCCCCTGTTTCACGCAGCACCGATTCCATCATCCCTCGGTAACTGCATCCCTTTTCTGTAAAAATCCAGGTTTCCCCTGTAAAATCGAGAGTTTCTACCTTCTCTTTTTTCGCCAGCGGATGGGTAGGTGCAGCAACAACAACTAGTTTTTCCTCACCTAAAACGACATTTGTCAGCTCAGATTGATCTTGGAGCCAATCGAGCACAAAGGCGAAATCGAACTTCCCTTCCTTTACCCCTTGTCTCAAGTCTTGGCAGATACCCGGCGCAAGCATGATCCGCATACGCGGCTGCTCCAAGCGAAATTTTTGCAAATAAGGGGGTAAATAAAAGGCCGCCAATGACTCCACTGTTCCGATACTCAATGTTCCCGCCAGATGTGCTTGCTCTGACAGATTCGCTTTTGCCT is from Brevibacillus brevis and encodes:
- a CDS encoding adenosylhomocysteinase, coding for MNTVSESIVKDMSLAHNGHLKIDWVKEHMPVLNRIRERFEKEQPFAGLKVAISLHLEAKTAYLAKVVQAGGAEVTITGSNPLSTQDDICAALVEDGIRVFAKYNPDPVEYKEHLIKTLETRPDLIIDDGGDLITILHSERRDLLSQVRGGAEETTTGILRLKALEKEGKLEFPMVAVNDAFCKYLFDNRYGTGQSVWDGINRTTNLVVAGKTVVVAGYGWCGKGVAMRAKGLGAKVIVTEIDPIKAVEAYMDGFEVMPMLEAAKHGDYFVTVTGNRDIISKEHFAVMKDGAILSNAGHFDVEVNKVDLTAMSTSSRIVRKDIEEFVLADGRKVYLLAEGRLVNLAAGDGHPAEIMDMTFALQAVSLAYVNEQYKNIGKQVLNVPFELDQMVAQYKLEALNIGIDKLTDEQKSYLESWVE
- a CDS encoding LysR family transcriptional regulator, which gives rise to MDTRYLQTFREVAKCQSFTRAAEMLGYAQSSVTAQIQNLESEFGVSLFERWGKKIRLTHAGEVLLGYSEQLQAVLDEAKANLSEQAHLAGTLSIGTVESLAAFYLPPYLQKFRLEQPRMRIMLAPGICQDLRQGVKEGKFDFAFVLDWLQDQSELTNVVLGEEKLVVVAAPTHPLAKKEKVETLDFTGETWIFTEKGCSYRGMMESVLRETGATVESSFEFGSLEAIKQCVAYDLGIALLPKIAVQEEVKNGTLVILPFSHPDIRVFRQLVYHKKKWMPQALLRFLELLTVESAVP